A segment of the Malassezia restricta chromosome V, complete sequence genome:
tgcacgaccaactgcctggcgccgctggccaAGGTGGTGCACGACAAGTTTGGCATCATTGAGGGTCTGATGTCGACGGTgcacgccacgacggcTACGCAGAAGACGGTCGATGGTCCCTCGGCCAAGGACTGGCGCGGtggccgcgctgctggcgccAACATCATCCCCTCGAGCACGGGTGCTGCTAAGGCTGTCGGCAAGGTGATTCCCAGCCTGAACGGCAAGCTCACGGGTATGGCGTTCCGTGTGCCTACGATCGACGTGTCGGTCGTGGACCTGACGGTGCGCATTGAGAAGGGCGCGTCGTACGACGAGATCAAGGCCGAGATCAAGCGTGCCTCGGAGAACGAGCTCAAGGGTATCCTCGGCTACACGGAGGACGATGTGGTGTCGCAGGACTTTGTGGGCGACAACCACAGCTCGATCTTTGATGCCAAGGCCGGTATCGCGCTTGGCCCCAACTTTGTCAAGCTCGTGTCGTGGTACGACAACGAGTGGGGCTActcgcgccgctgcctgGACCTCATCGCCTTCATGGCCAAGAAGGACGGTGCCAACTAAGTAGAGTACAACTATTCGATCACGAGCAACAAGTGGGGGTCAGGATGGCGGTGGACATGATCCATGGCTGTCGCAaggtcgtcgtcgtccagcagcatgaCGCGATCGCCGTCCTCGTCGATGTGGTACATGCGGGCGTGCggatcgaggcgcatgtGACGGTGCACAtgcgcgtgcagctcgcCGAACCTGACGGCTGACGGCAGGGCGACGTCGATGTGCTCGGTGCCGCGACGCACGTGGACCATGACGGACGGGGCACCCAGTGCCGGCGAGTGCGGTGCGGAACGCAGCCACGCACTGCCACTCGTAGCCGACGCGCCCGAGCCGCTGTTGTGCCGTGGGCTCGCTGAGGTGGGTGCCGTGGGCTCGCCGGACCTTCGCGACCCGGCCGTGCTGATGGAGGTGTGTCGTAGGGACGGCtcaggcgcggcgccaaaGTAGGGATTCCACTCGCTTTTGGGCGAAACGGGCGCATTCGGCAGGGTGACGGGAGTTGGATGCCAGTCTGCGGGCGTCGCAGTGCCGAGGGGGGACATGAAGCTGCGCATCGCCATGCTGTccgacgccgtgcgctgcatggccgtcATATCGAGGTGCATCGGCGGTGGGCCGccacgggcggcggcgaggcCTCGATGTCGGGTGGGCGTGCggccgatgcgcatggcttCGAGCTCCTTTTCGAGGAATTCTGGATGCGCCTGTCCACTCActgacgacgagcgcatgggcAGGGTGCAGGGCGACATGTGCGGTGGGTGCCCCAGCGACATTTGGCGCCACACCTTGTGGGGGGAGGGCGATATATCGTCGGGCACGTACATCTCGCGCGGGCTGTCGCATTCCGAGACGCTCGGCGTACGAATCGACAGACTggaggccgtgcacggAGCGCGGGATGACACGTCCGCTGGCAGATGCGGCGTCATAGGTGTCATGGCACTGCGTTGCCGAGCGGCGACCGTctcacggcgctgtcgaatctcgtcgagctgccgctgcagcgtcgAGTGCCAtatgcgcagctgctctTCGTTCTTGCACTTGAGGCAGAACGATTCGATATCGAGCTCGCCGTGCCACCAAACCTGGAGGATGTAGGCGTCGGCTTGGCGACCGAGGGCCTGGATGCCGACCATGTTGCTCAAAAAGATGCGGCCCTTGAGCTGGAGCGGCGCTGAGAGGCGCTCTTGACGGCGTGACGATTCCGAgacgctgccgccgcgcggACGCAGTCGTGTCGAGCTCTTTGAGCGGGTGCGACTCGGCATGGCATGGCTCGTGTCCTTGCAGCAGAGCAGGATATGTTCAAATAGGTATACACAGAACTCGCGCTCCGAGTCGCCCTTGGACACGATGAACGAGTCGCACAAGAGCAAGGGGCCAAAGGTCTGGAGCGAGTGGCCTTTCCAGTCTTCGACGCGCGATTCAAGATtctggacgagctgctcgttttcttgcgcacggcgcgtcTCGTTCACGCGGTCGGTGATGCGCCGAATGAtcgtgagcgcatcgatcaGATCAgcgcgctccagctccgGCGTatgcttgagcagctgctcgaggagAAGGGGGTATTTACAGATACGCTGGACGGGCTTGATGAGGTACGTCGGCAGCTCGTACGTCGGCTCAAGGTATCGAGACTGGGCCGCGGGAatctgcgccagcgccgcgagggcACTGCGCTCGTCGTTGATGTGGTGCAGGGCATGTGCATAGTTCGCACAGAACAAATCGTACACGGAGAAGTCGTCTTCGAGTGCGCGGAAAATGCCGCTCAGGAGCTGCTTGTCCGCGGGTTTTTGGGCATTCTGCTCCAGACAGATAAGAAAGCGCCGCTGGGCGTCCACGAGCTGGTCCAGATTACCAAAGATGTGGTGCAATGTGTCCTGCGACACGAGATCATACTGCGAGAGCGCCGATGCATAGGCCTGCAGGATCTCGAGATCGCCGACGTACTTTCGCTCGGactcgagcagctcgcggcTAACGAGTTCGCGCTGATCAGGCGGTGCCGTGCGTATGAACTGCTCGGGCGTATCGTACGGATGCGGCGTGTGAAGGTGCACGAGGCcgcgctcttccagcagcgtgACGAGACGGTCGacggtgcgcacgacgcgcacgaagcCGTTCGTGTCGTTGAGATACAGCTGCGACACAGTAAAGGTATCGTCGGGATCCCATCCTAGACGCTCTTTGAGCGCGAGAATGAAGCGCATCACCAGAGCCTTGCACATGTTGGCATTGctcaggcgcagctcggtCGTATACGAAATCAGCGGCCACCGCATGTAGGTGGCGTACACATTGAACAGCATGCAGAGCGGCTTTCCTAACCGGAAAAAGTGCCAGAGGTCCGAGACCGGATCAAAAGCATCTGTGCCAGGCCGCGCCCAAGTGCGTggcagctcgtgctcgaAGCCATACACGCACCCAAGGcgcttggcgagctgcgtgcATGTCTGGAACAGGCCCgaaggcggcgccgaggcgTGCCTGGGATAGGACATGGCCGGCGAGGGCGGCATCATCGGCACGGAAGACGCCGTCGCCGGACTTGTCCCTGGCGGTGCATCGGCTAGGCCGTGCATCGGATGCATCGCAACGACGACAAAAGCGTGGAGCCAGAGGGGGAAAAAACGCGCTGTAAGTGCTCCACGATGATTGGGCGCAGGTGGCTCGCAACTCCACGGCGGTcctcgtggacgacgtTCGCAGAGCGCCTTCGAATGATCACGTGCGCAGACACCGTGCGGCCCTGGTGCGTCGGTGCCACGGTGGCAGGTCGTGGCGGATTGTCCTCTGGATCCACCATGATCATGCCTGGTATTCGTGCATGGACCCTTGTGGCCCTCGCTACGCTCGGTGTATGGGCCAGCGAAGGTGCCGATGGCGCTGCTGACTCCAAGGTCGTAGTGCTGACGAAGGACTCGTTCCCTGCCTTTGTGAacgagcaggcgctctcGCTCGTCGAGTTCTACGCGCCGTGGTGCGGTCACTGCCAGGCTCTGGCACCGCAGTATGAAATCGCTGCCAAGGAGCTTGTGTCTGAGAACATCAAGCTTGCCAAGGTCGACTGCACGCAGGAAGAGGCTCTGTGTGGCGAGCAGGGCATCTCGGGCTTCCCGACGCTCAAGGTGTTCCGCCACGGATCGGCGACGCCGTACGCGGGCTCGCGCAAGTCGGAGGGCATCGTGAGCTACATGGTGAAGCAGAACATGCCTGCTGTGTCGGACGTTACGGCGGCCAATTTGGAAGACTTTACCGGCAAGGACAAGTTTGTCGTGGTGGCGTACCTGGACAAGGCTGACACCGAGTCGCACAGCGAGCTCAAGCGCTTTGCcgaagaggcgcgcgacatgttCCTCGTCGGTGTGTCGACAGACAAGGAGCTGGCCAAGGCCCAGGGTGTCAaggcgcctgcgctcgtggcgtACCGCGCGTTTGACGACCCTCGTGTGACGCATCAGGCCCGGGGCAAGTCGCTCACGTCCGACGAGATCAAGTCGTTTGTGCAAGtcgagtcgctgccgctcgtgaGTGAGATTAGTGCCGACAACTTCTTGCAGTACGCGACGTCCGGTCTGCCGCTCGCCTACTACTTTGCCGACcccgcctcgtcgacgctcGAGGACGAGGTGAAGAAGCTGGCCGACGTGGCCCGCGAGGTGCGCGGCAAGGTGAACCTGGTGTGGATTGATGCGACCAAGTACGGCTCGCACGGCAAGGCCCTGAACCTCAAGGGCGATGCATGGCCCGCGCTTGCGATCCAGGACATGGAGACGGGTGCCAAGTACCCGCTGAATGACCTTGGCAAGGACATTGCCGGCTCGGTGCGCTCGTTCCTGAGCAAGTATGTGGCTGGCAAGTTGACGCCAAGCCTCAAGAgtgcgcctgtgccgaaGCAGACGTCGGCGCTGATTGACGTCGTCACCGACGAGTTTGACAAGTGGGTGTTGGACGACAGTCGTGATGTGCTTCTCGAGCTCTACGCTCCGTGGTGCGGTCACTGCAAGCGTCTTGCGCCGACGTACGAAAAGCTCGCTGAGCTGTACGCGGCCGATGCGCAGGCCTCGAAGCAGGTGCGCATCGCCAAGATGGACGGCACTGAGAACGACCTGCCGCCGCACGCCGACATCCAGCTGACGGGCTTCCCGACCATCGTGCTCAAGCCCGCCGGCAAGCATGTGCGTGAGTTTATTGTGTACGACGGCGAccgcacgctcgagtcgctctcGGACTTTGTCGCGACGCAGGGCAAGAACAAGGCCAAGATTTCGGTGCCTGCACCTGAGCAGCCTGTTAAGCACGATGAGCTCTAATTAGATCTATAGACGGCAACGACGCCGGCGGAAGGTGCCTTGACGCCCTGCGGCATGCTCATCGAGAagatggcgcgcgacgtACGGATTGACGAGCAAGCGCTGTGGATCATAGGTCGCGACGGTGCGCAGCCAGTCGGGCAAGTGGGGGTAGAGCGTCAGCAGCTCGGGCCGATACGCTGTGTGTGTCTTGGCCCAGTGCGGTCGTCCGTCAAACTggcgcatcagcgcctCGAAGCGGGCAAACAGGCGTCGGTACCGCACGGGCCATCGATACGGCCGGTACTGCACCAACCCAATGTAGCAGGTGCGGCGGCCATAGCTAGGACTCAGCCAGATCCCATCAGCATCGACAAAGCGCACCTCGATAGGGAAgtggatgcgctcgccatCCGGGCGTGCATGCTCTTCCTGGAGCCATGCGCGAATGGccacgagcgcggcgcccgtgtACTCGAATGGCACAGCATACTCGGTTGTGTACTGCTCGCACAAGCAGTCAAAGTTGAATACGCggggcgcgtcgtcgacacgcacgctgATGGCGGTGTCGGTGCGCACGGGGCGCAGCCCACCTGGTGTATCAAGCTCGTtgcgcggcacgggcggtgctcgtgcatgcgtgAGCGCAAATGCCGCGCGAGACACGGGTGCTGGCAGCGAGGCGTGGAAGCGCGAGGCAAAGAGGAGCGCCTTGATGAGGGGCGGTGCGATGAGCGAGGTctgcgtcggcgtgcggcgctcgtcggtGCGGGAGGCGCGATCTACCGTGATCATGTGCGCATGGGGCGACCACAGGAAACGCACATGCTCCGCGGATGCcacgagcgactcgatgtGCGCCTGGACCGAGGCAACGTGCCAGGGGATgagcgcaggcggcgcggcactcGCTGGCTCAAAGGGGTACACATGCGCGGGACCCTTGGACGTGggcgcctgcgcgaggGTGGGCGGCGatggcagcggcacgccgtgAGCGAgcatcgtgccgagccacgATGGATGCTCGATGAACGTGTCGTATGGCTCGACGGACAGCTGATCCGGTGCGCAAAGCAGTGATGCATCGTCGGGTGCGCCGAGCAGTTCGTCTTCCGGCACGTCCTCACACACCTGGCGGAGTCGGAAGGCTGGCTCTATCGCGAGTGTGACCGTGACGATGACGCCGGTCGCACCGAGGCCACAGAGCGAGGCATTGAACAAATCGgggcgctcgtcgcgatcgcAGTGCACGACCTGCGTACCGCTCGCGAGAGGGCAGACCACGTCGAGggcgcgcacgtacgcgGACATGGCCGGGAAGTGGATGCCAGAGCCGTGGGAGGCGGTCGAGATGAGGCCGGCGATCGTCTGCTGGCTAATCGACCCGAGATTTGAGAAGCCGAAGCCGTGCTTTGCGAGCGACGCGGTCAGCGTCTCGATGTACGTGCCGGCTAAGACGCATACTTCGCGCTTGCGTGTGTCGAGGTGCACGATGCCGTGTAATTCATCCGTGCGTACGGTCCAGCCGAGGGAGAAGGGCAGGTCGGAGGGCGAGTGCCGACGACCGACGGCGCGGATCGGCATCGCATGCCGGCGGGCGAGTTCGACGATCGCcacgacatgctcgataCTGCTCGGTGCGAATACGTGGCGCGTGACCTGAGAAAacgcgccgtcgtcggTCGACGCGTCATCGGTGGCAAAGGTGCGCGCCCAGTTCGTGAGGTGCGcggacggcgacgcgctgtcCACACGCACGGGCTCGACAATagcctcgagcacggcattcGACGAGGCTTGGGCAAACTCGGGCGGGGGGCGGTAGAAGCGCTgggccatgccgcccagcgGATGCTGTCGTTCGTGGACAGCGACCTTCATGGTAAGAAGCAACCTCCACTATGTGGCTACAGGGCGTGGGGAAAGAGGTCGGGGGACTGTTGGTGCACGAACGTCGCGACGCGATCTACGCGCTCGCTCCAGTCGGTGAGGCGGCGTAGGAGTGCCTGCATCTGATCGGTATCGAGGACGCGGGGCTGGACCCATGtgatgcgcacgagctgggcgacttggtcgatcgagccacgcacgaggcCGAGACACAGGGCCTTCATGACGAGGTGCTCGACCTCGTCCACGGGTATGCGCGTCTCGGATGCTAGGGTAGTGAAAGGGAGCGTGCGGTCGTACATGGAGCGATGGAAGAGGCTCTCGATCAGGGCCATCAGGCAGAGTTTTTGGCGGAGGAAGGGGACGTGGGCCTGCAGCATCGGCTCGCTCGCGAGGCGGGGGAGCAGTGCCTCGAAGCGGCCCATGTCGCCGGCGTTGAAGGCGAAGAGCAGGTCGGCGAGCCACGCGTACTCGGAGCCTTGGAGCGACGCGAGAATGGGGTGCAGGAGCAGTTCGCCAAAGTTGTATATGGTATCGCCCAGCAGGGCCGAGATGCTCAGGTCGTGCGCACACTgcacctgctcggcctTGGACATCTCGGCATCAACGTGGATGCATGCGAGAAAGAGGAAATAGTTGCGGTAGTAGTCGGCATACTCGGCCTTGGCCTTGTGGTAGTTGCCGCACACGCGATAGAAGGACGCGTGCACGACcggctcgacggcgtcgaACGAGTCTAGGAGCTTGGCGCAGCGATCCATGgccgcgcgtgtgccgGAGAGAtcgccgagcaggagcTGGAAGTGGGCGGCCTCCATCGAGAGgaggacgtgcgcgtcCTGCGTCTCGGGCTGGTCGGTCTCcgtcgcgaggcgctgcaggaaagcgagcgcatcggcggcatgctcgtACTGCCGCGACACAATGACGCCCATGCTGGCGAGCACGAGGTGATTGATATGCCGAGCGAATGTGCGGATAAAGTGTTCGTACAGATCAATGTGCCGCGGGCGCTCCTGCGACGCCGGGTGCCGCAGGAAGCTCTCGACTTGGAGGGTCAGCTGGTACCACAGGCGCTGatcgcgcagctcgcggaACGACTCATAGTAGGCACGCAGTTCTTGCGGCACATGGTCGTCTGAGAGCACCGACGTGAGGTAGTCGCGGCCGTCcatctcgtcgtcgtcgtcgtcacagGGAAAAAaagcgtcgtcatcgccgccgcctcgcgtGGTTGTATTACGTAAGCACGTAGCGcccgcgctcgacgcgtgCGCCTGGCTGGCCGTGGCCGCCATGGCCGATTGGTGGCAGACTTGGCTCGAgccgccggcggcgcggcgcgtcggctGGGTGGATGTGTCGCGCCCATCGCTGTGGATCTGTGTCGTGTCTATGTACGTGGGAGGTAGCTAACGCAGCCTCTTTAATCCGACGTTCTGGAACGTCGTAGCGCAGCATGGTATGTGACGTGCGACTGACCCGCAGAGTACCGCCACAAGACCATCACTCGCAtcctcggcggccgccgctACCTGGGCTGCTATATGCTGGCGGCGACGATTTTCACGCTAGGCATCGTGCGGGACCACCTGTACCAgctggcgctgctcgagcagccCGTGCATCCGACGCTCCTGCATCCGGCGGTGCGTGTCGCTGCGGTGCTGCTGTTCGCGGTCGGCACTGTGCTAGTCGTGTCATCGATGtgggcgctgggcgtgACGGGCACGTACCTTGGCGACTACTTTGGTATTCTGATGGACGCCATGGTCACGGGCTTTCCGTTCAACGTACTGAGTGACCCGATGTACGTCGGCAGCACGCTCAACTTTGTGGCCGTCGCATTGTGGTTCGCGCGCCCTGCGGGCCTCGTGCTGAGTGCGCTCGTGTGGCTCACGTACCGCGTGGCCCTGTGCTTCGAGGGGCCCTTTACGGCCCGCATTTACCGCGAGGCTGCCGAGAAgaaggcggcggctgcgaAGAAGGCCGCTGAGCGAAAGGCGGCCGCGACACCTTCGCGAGCGCCCTACGCCACGCGGTCGCAGACGCGGAAGCGGGCGCTATAGCTGATCGATAGGCCCCGATCATCGGGGACGCACCTTGCTGACGTACCAtgcggtggcggcgctgcctgCTTCGTGGTCTGCGGgccgtggcgtgcgtgtggtgcgtgtgcctcgtgctgcagTGGTCGATGGCTGGCACGTAccacacggcgccgtggccgcGGCATGCACTCATGCTTACTGCGCATCCCGACGACGAGTGCATGTTTTTTGGGCCGATCATCCAGAgcctcgtgcagcacgGCGTCACGGTATCGGCGCTATGCCTGTCGGAGGGCAATGCCGAGGGGCTCgggcgcgtgcgtgcgcatgaGCTGACGCGCAGCTACAgcgtgctgggcgtgccgcgcgatcGCGTGACGTGCCTTGatgacgcggcgctgcaggacggcATGGACGTGTCGTGGAGTGCCGCGTACATTCGGCGCCTCCTGGCGCAGTATGTCGAGGACCACGCGGTGGATGTCGTCATTACGTttgacgagcgcggcgtgtcgctgcACCCGAATCATCGCGCGGTCTACGACGGTGCGCGGCTGTGGGCCGAGACGCATCCTCGGCGGCTGTGGACGCTGGATACGCTCACGTGGCGGACCAAGTTTGCGGGCCCTGTCAGTgcggtgctgcagcgctggAGTGCGTCCGACTGGGTCGTActggcgtcgtggcgtgcgtACGCGACGAGTCTGGCGGCCATGTGGCAGCaccgcacgcagctcgtgtGGTTCCGCTATCTGTACATGGCGTGTTCGTCGTACATGCAGGCCAATCGGCTGACTATGGTACAAGGTGGCTAGATGGCGAgggcgcgtgcatcgcgcgtgTGGCAGCACAAAGAGCAGGCGGAccacggcggtggcggcggcggtggcggcgatgGTGCGAGAGGGGAGGCCGGGGTGCTGGCCTCGGGCGAGCTGGACGATGCGTCGTGCAGCGACAGGCCGGAGAAGACGGCGTCGACGGAAGCGTCTGGCGAGTCGGGGGTATCGAAGAAGTGGTATCGCCGCCACAGCTCCTCGTTCGAGGCCTGGAgacgcggcacggcgcggatccagcggcgcaagtCGCTGACCGAGCACCGCGTCTCGGGCGAGAGGGTAAAGATGCGCCGGAGGATGGCGTGGACGGCGTCAGAGATGGGCAGGATCTTGGCGAGGAGGTCGGGGTCGCGGAGGTACTGGCGAAACGTGTCGTCCTGCCACGTCGCCTGCTTCCACGGATTTCGACCGCAGATGAGGTTGATGAGAA
Coding sequences within it:
- a CDS encoding glyceraldehyde 3-phosphate dehydrogenase, which codes for MVNVGINGFGRIGRIVFRNSLNHADTDVVAVNDPFIDLDYMVYMLKYDSTHGRFDGEVSARDGKLIVNGRAIHVYAEKDPSNIPWSESGALYVIDSTGVFKSIEKASAHLKGGARKVVVSAPSEDAPMYVCGVNLDSYKTSDNIVSNASCTTNCLAPLAKVVHDKFGIIEGLMSTVHATTATQKTVDGPSAKDWRGGRAAGANIIPSSTGAAKAVGKVIPSLNGKLTGMAFRVPTIDVSVVDLTVRIEKGASYDEIKAEIKRASENELKGILGYTEDDVVSQDFVGDNHSSIFDAKAGIALGPNFVKLVSWYDNEWGYSRRCLDLIAFMAKKDGAN
- a CDS encoding cell division control protein 24, which gives rise to MHGLADAPPGTSPATASSVPMMPPSPAMSYPRHASAPPSGLFQTCTQLAKRLGCVYGFEHELPRTWARPGTDAFDPVSDLWHFFRLGKPLCMLFNVYATYMRWPLISYTTELRLSNANMCKALVMRFILALKERLGWDPDDTFTVSQLYLNDTNGFVRVVRTVDRLVTLLEERGLVHLHTPHPYDTPEQFIRTAPPDQRELVSRELLESERKYVGDLEILQAYASALSQYDLVSQDTLHHIFGNLDQLVDAQRRFLICLEQNAQKPADKQLLSGIFRALEDDFSVYDLFCANYAHALHHINDERSALAALAQIPAAQSRYLEPTYELPTYLIKPVQRICKYPLLLEQLLKHTPELERADLIDALTIIRRITDRVNETRRAQENEQLVQNLESRVEDWKGHSLQTFGPLLLCDSFIVSKGDSEREFCVYLFEHILLCCKDTSHAMPSRTRSKSSTRLRPRGGSVSESSRRQERLSAPLQLKGRIFLSNMVGIQALGRQADAYILQVWWHGELDIESFCLKCKNEEQLRIWHSTLQRQLDEIRQRRETVAARQRSAMTPMTPHLPADVSSRAPCTASSLSIRTPSVSECDSPREMYVPDDISPSPHKVWRQMSLGHPPHMSPCTLPMRSSSVSGQAHPEFLEKELEAMRIGRTPTRHRGLAAARGGPPPMHLDMTAMQRTASDSMAMRSFMSPLGTATPADWHPTPVTLPNAPVSPKSEWNPYFGAAPEPSLRHTSISTAGSRRSGEPTAPTSASPRHNSGSGASATSGSAWLRSAPHSPALGAPSVMVHVRRGTEHIDVALPSAVRFGELHAHVHRHMRLDPHARMYHIDEDGDRVMLLDDDDLATAMDHVHRHPDPHLLLVIE
- a CDS encoding protein disulfide-isomerase A1, encoding MIMPGIRAWTLVALATLGVWASEGADGAADSKVVVLTKDSFPAFVNEQALSLVEFYAPWCGHCQALAPQYEIAAKELVSENIKLAKVDCTQEEALCGEQGISGFPTLKVFRHGSATPYAGSRKSEGIVSYMVKQNMPAVSDVTAANLEDFTGKDKFVVVAYLDKADTESHSELKRFAEEARDMFLVGVSTDKELAKAQGVKAPALVAYRAFDDPRVTHQARGKSLTSDEIKSFVQVESLPLVSEISADNFLQYATSGLPLAYYFADPASSTLEDEVKKLADVAREVRGKVNLVWIDATKYGSHGKALNLKGDAWPALAIQDMETGAKYPLNDLGKDIAGSVRSFLSKYVAGKLTPSLKSAPVPKQTSALIDVVTDEFDKWVLDDSRDVLLELYAPWCGHCKRLAPTYEKLAELYAADAQASKQVRIAKMDGTENDLPPHADIQLTGFPTIVLKPAGKHVREFIVYDGDRTLESLSDFVATQGKNKAKISVPAPEQPVKHDEL
- a CDS encoding L-gulonolactone oxidase, which translates into the protein MKVAVHERQHPLGGMAQRFYRPPPEFAQASSNAVLEAIVEPVRVDSASPSAHLTNWARTFATDDASTDDGAFSQVTRHVFAPSSIEHVVAIVELARRHAMPIRAVGRRHSPSDLPFSLGWTVRTDELHGIVHLDTRKREVCVLAGTYIETLTASLAKHGFGFSNLGSISQQTIAGLISTASHGSGIHFPAMSAYVRALDVVCPLASGTQVVHCDRDERPDLFNASLCGLGATGVIVTVTLAIEPAFRLRQVCEDVPEDELLGAPDDASLLCAPDQLSVEPYDTFIEHPSWLGTMLAHGVPLPSPPTLAQAPTSKGPAHVYPFEPASAAPPALIPWHVASVQAHIESLVASAEHVRFLWSPHAHMITVDRASRTDERRTPTQTSLIAPPLIKALLFASRFHASLPAPVSRAAFALTHARAPPVPRNELDTPGGLRPVRTDTAISVRVDDAPRVFNFDCLCEQYTTEYAVPFEYTGAALVAIRAWLQEEHARPDGERIHFPIEVRFVDADGIWLSPSYGRRTCYIGLVQYRPYRWPVRYRRLFARFEALMRQFDGRPHWAKTHTAYRPELLTLYPHLPDWLRTVATYDPQRLLVNPYVARHLLDEHAAGRQGTFRRRRCRL
- a CDS encoding 26S proteasome regulatory subunit N9 codes for the protein MDGRDYLTSVLSDDHVPQELRAYYESFRELRDQRLWYQLTLQVESFLRHPASQERPRHIDLYEHFIRTFARHINHLVLASMGVIVSRQYEHAADALAFLQRLATETDQPETQDAHVLLSMEAAHFQLLLGDLSGTRAAMDRCAKLLDSFDAVEPVVHASFYRVCGNYHKAKAEYADYYRNYFLFLACIHVDAEMSKAEQVQCAHDLSISALLGDTIYNFGELLLHPILASLQGSEYAWLADLLFAFNAGDMGRFEALLPRLASEPMLQAHVPFLRQKLCLMALIESLFHRSMYDRTLPFTTLASETRIPVDEVEHLVMKALCLGLVRGSIDQVAQLVRITWVQPRVLDTDQMQALLRRLTDWSERVDRVATFVHQQSPDLFPHAL
- a CDS encoding phosphatidylethanolamine/phosphatidyl-N-methylethanolamine N-methyltransferase; this translates as MADWWQTWLEPPAARRVGWVDVSRPSLWICVVSILFNPTFWNVVAQHEYRHKTITRILGGRRYLGCYMLAATIFTLGIVRDHLYQLALLEQPVHPTLLHPAVRVAAVLLFAVGTVLVVSSMWALGVTGTYLGDYFGILMDAMVTGFPFNVLSDPMYVGSTLNFVAVALWFARPAGLVLSALVWLTYRVALCFEGPFTARIYREAAEKKAAAAKKAAERKAAATPSRAPYATRSQTRKRAL
- a CDS encoding N-acetylglucosaminylphosphatidylinositol deacetylase yields the protein MRWRRCLLRGLRAVACVWCVCLVLQWSMAGTYHTAPWPRHALMLTAHPDDECMFFGPIIQSLVQHGVTVSALCLSEGNAEGLGRVRAHELTRSYSVLGVPRDRVTCLDDAALQDGMDVSWSAAYIRRLLAQYVEDHAVDVVITFDERGVSLHPNHRAVYDGARLWAETHPRRLWTLDTLTWRTKFAGPVSAVLQRWSASDWVVLASWRAYATSLAAMWQHRTQLVWFRYLYMACSSYMQANRLTMVQGG